One stretch of Brevibacillus laterosporus DNA includes these proteins:
- a CDS encoding leucine--tRNA ligase, with product MSMPYNPQELEVKWQKKWNEQQTNKTVEDSSKPKFYCLEQFPYPSGRLHMGHMRVYSIGDVIARLKRMNGFQVLHPMGWDAFGLPAENAAVKFGAQPATWTYENIDFMKMQLNRLGVSIDWSREVATCSPDYYKWTQWLFLTFLEQGLAYRKRAFVNWCPECSTVLANEQVIDGLCWRCDSEVTKKDLEQWFFSITDYAERLLTDLDKLSGWPEKVRTMQKNWIGKSEGANVTFTIPEQNDEQVNVFTTRPDTLYGVSYMVLAPEHPLVPKLIAGKEQEASVLAFVEEMKKESDITRTATDAEKVGLFTGAYAKHPLTGEQVPIWVANYVLPDYGTGAVMGVPAHDERDFSFAKKYDLAIKVVINPEDPEIFAEEVGVDAAYTEDGTMMNSAQFDGMPNREAIKAIADLLEQQGKGGLTTTYRLRDWLVSRQRYWGSPIPIIYCDSCGVVPVPKDQLPVLLPEDVVIDGKRNPLTSSDEFTKTTCPTCGGAARRETDTMDTFIDSSWYYLRYTDAHNTELPFSKESADKWMQVDEYIGGIEHAILHLLYSRFFTKVLHDAGMLSFDEPFRSLLTQGMVLKDGAKMSKSKGNVVSPDDMIEKYGADTVRLFILFAAPPERDLDWTDTGVEGSFRFLNRVWRLVEGNQELFQAPYQVAANDDAAKDLYRTTHHTIKKVTEDIGERYTFNTAISTIMELVNKMYSYPAESDRGTFAYAMESLIILLAPIAPHISEEMWQQLIGKTSSVHMQEWPTFDPQALVLDEVEIVIQINGKVRDKMVVANGLSKEELEKHVLGHEKGIALIDGKTVRKVIAVPGKLVNIVVG from the coding sequence ATGTCTATGCCGTACAATCCACAAGAGCTGGAAGTCAAATGGCAGAAAAAATGGAACGAACAACAAACAAACAAAACGGTGGAGGATTCTTCCAAGCCTAAATTTTACTGTCTAGAGCAATTTCCGTATCCATCTGGTCGTTTGCACATGGGTCACATGCGTGTATATTCAATCGGAGATGTTATTGCTCGTTTGAAGCGTATGAATGGTTTCCAAGTATTGCACCCGATGGGATGGGATGCATTCGGTCTGCCAGCTGAGAATGCTGCGGTTAAATTTGGAGCGCAGCCAGCTACATGGACGTATGAAAACATCGACTTTATGAAAATGCAATTAAACCGTCTTGGTGTGAGTATTGACTGGAGCCGTGAAGTGGCGACTTGCTCCCCAGATTATTATAAATGGACGCAATGGTTGTTCTTAACCTTCCTAGAACAAGGGCTTGCTTATCGTAAGCGTGCTTTTGTGAACTGGTGCCCAGAATGTTCTACCGTACTTGCGAACGAGCAGGTTATTGATGGCTTATGCTGGCGTTGTGATTCAGAAGTGACTAAGAAGGATCTGGAACAGTGGTTCTTTAGCATTACCGACTATGCTGAGCGTCTTTTGACTGACTTGGATAAATTATCGGGATGGCCGGAAAAAGTACGTACTATGCAGAAAAACTGGATTGGAAAAAGCGAAGGAGCTAATGTAACTTTCACGATTCCAGAGCAAAATGACGAGCAAGTAAACGTATTTACAACTCGTCCTGACACGCTGTATGGCGTAAGTTATATGGTATTGGCACCAGAACATCCGTTAGTACCTAAATTGATCGCTGGTAAAGAACAAGAAGCCTCTGTACTTGCCTTTGTAGAAGAAATGAAGAAAGAGAGCGACATTACCCGCACAGCGACCGATGCTGAAAAAGTGGGACTCTTCACGGGAGCCTACGCGAAGCATCCACTAACCGGAGAGCAGGTACCAATCTGGGTAGCGAACTATGTACTGCCCGACTACGGTACTGGTGCTGTTATGGGTGTGCCAGCTCATGATGAACGTGACTTTTCTTTTGCGAAAAAGTATGATTTGGCGATTAAAGTAGTTATTAATCCGGAAGATCCAGAAATTTTTGCTGAAGAAGTTGGTGTGGATGCCGCTTATACAGAAGATGGTACCATGATGAACTCAGCTCAATTTGATGGGATGCCAAACCGTGAAGCGATCAAAGCGATTGCCGATTTATTGGAACAGCAAGGCAAAGGTGGATTAACTACCACTTATCGTCTGCGCGACTGGCTGGTTTCTCGACAACGTTACTGGGGATCTCCTATTCCAATCATTTATTGCGATAGCTGTGGTGTAGTTCCTGTGCCAAAAGATCAGCTTCCTGTGTTGTTACCGGAAGATGTAGTCATTGATGGAAAACGTAATCCTTTGACTAGTTCTGATGAATTCACGAAGACAACGTGTCCAACATGCGGCGGTGCAGCAAGACGCGAGACAGATACGATGGATACATTCATCGATTCCTCTTGGTACTATCTACGGTACACAGATGCACATAACACAGAACTGCCTTTCTCTAAAGAGAGCGCAGACAAGTGGATGCAAGTGGATGAATACATTGGCGGTATTGAGCATGCGATCTTGCACTTGTTGTATTCTCGATTCTTTACTAAAGTACTGCATGATGCAGGCATGCTTTCTTTCGACGAACCATTCCGTAGCTTGTTAACACAAGGAATGGTACTAAAAGATGGAGCTAAAATGTCTAAATCAAAAGGCAACGTCGTGAGTCCAGATGATATGATCGAGAAGTACGGAGCAGACACTGTTCGTCTGTTCATTCTGTTCGCAGCTCCACCTGAACGCGATCTAGATTGGACAGATACGGGAGTAGAAGGAAGCTTCCGTTTCTTGAACCGCGTATGGCGCTTGGTAGAAGGTAATCAAGAATTGTTCCAAGCTCCTTACCAAGTAGCAGCGAACGATGATGCAGCCAAAGACTTATATCGTACCACGCATCATACCATTAAAAAGGTAACAGAAGATATCGGTGAGCGTTACACCTTTAACACGGCGATCAGTACGATCATGGAACTAGTTAACAAGATGTACAGCTATCCAGCAGAATCAGACCGTGGAACCTTTGCTTATGCAATGGAAAGCTTGATCATTCTACTTGCACCAATCGCACCACATATCTCTGAAGAAATGTGGCAGCAATTAATCGGTAAGACAAGTAGCGTACACATGCAAGAATGGCCAACGTTTGATCCACAAGCACTGGTGTTAGATGAAGTGGAAATTGTTATCCAGATCAATGGTAAAGTGCGCGATAAGATGGTAGTTGCCAATGGCCTTAGTAAAGAAGAATTAGAAAAACATGTACTTGGTCACGAAAAGGGAATCGCGCTAATCGACGGTAAAACCGTTCGTAAGGTGATTGCTGTCCCAGGTAAATTGGTTAACATTGTAGTAGGTTAA
- a CDS encoding late competence protein ComER, producing the protein MRLGFIGTGSMGGMLIQSFIRSQAVLPENIRAFNRTLDKLSILQEQFPGLQIASNNADVVTNCDLIFLCVKPKEYRTALAEFASSLSREQVLITITSPILVEELEELVPCQVIRAVPSITNHALSGLVLLEYGRRATDETKERLLHLLSHIGLPLEIQSPFLRISADIASCGPAFLSYTMQQIIRSAEEETGLPHETAVHLTTQMLIGVAELLKQGHFTLPELQARVCVPGGITGEGLRILQASLPGVFHHVFRITQKKFVEDQREMKEQLERQY; encoded by the coding sequence ATGCGACTTGGTTTTATCGGAACCGGCAGTATGGGGGGCATGCTTATTCAATCGTTCATTCGCTCTCAAGCCGTGCTACCCGAAAATATACGGGCCTTTAATCGAACTCTAGACAAATTGTCCATTCTACAAGAACAATTTCCTGGATTACAAATCGCTTCAAATAATGCTGACGTCGTTACCAATTGCGACCTTATTTTTTTATGTGTCAAGCCAAAAGAATATCGAACAGCCTTAGCTGAATTCGCTTCTTCTCTTTCTAGGGAGCAGGTCTTAATTACCATCACCAGTCCTATTTTAGTAGAAGAACTGGAGGAATTGGTTCCTTGTCAGGTCATACGTGCTGTTCCAAGTATCACTAATCATGCTTTGAGTGGACTTGTTTTGCTCGAATACGGTCGTCGCGCCACAGATGAAACGAAAGAACGTTTGCTCCATCTTTTATCACATATTGGTCTGCCATTGGAAATTCAATCACCGTTTTTGCGAATTTCGGCAGATATAGCCAGTTGTGGTCCTGCCTTTCTCAGCTATACAATGCAACAAATAATTCGTTCTGCTGAAGAAGAAACCGGCTTACCTCATGAAACCGCCGTTCATTTAACTACACAAATGCTAATTGGAGTAGCTGAATTGTTAAAACAAGGTCATTTTACTTTGCCTGAACTACAGGCTCGTGTCTGCGTTCCAGGAGGAATCACAGGGGAAGGACTACGGATCTTGCAAGCCTCTCTACCTGGCGTTTTTCATCATGTGTTCCGAATTACACAGAAAAAATTTGTAGAGGATCAACGGGAAATGAAAGAGCAGTTGGAGCGTCAGTATTAG
- a CDS encoding cation acetate symporter yields the protein MNISGFFFFAAIIVGTLAITYSASKRTTSTNEFYAAGNRLSGLQNGFAIAGDFVSAASFLGITGMIALHGFDGFFYAIGFFCSYMIVMLLIAEPMHNVGRYTLADSIAVRFPSTRLRGLIACNTIILTVIYMMAQLVGAGALIFLLLDIPYIASIILIGGLMTIFVAVGGMVATSWMQIVKCVLLLFGTVMLSLMVLSRFDWNLLTLFEHVSHRTSTGLRLLESGQMFNQPWDTFSLHLALVLGTSGLPHIITRFYTVSDAKAARVSVITAVYIIGFFYLMTVSLGLGASLFVGQAQLLSTGDNVNLAAPLLALALGGQFWMAFISAVAFATILAVVTGLVLSGSSAFAHDMYFNMIKKGNASDRQQMYAAKLSAIGVGIVSTLFAVAAHNVNAAFVVSFAFTIAASSLLPIILFGFYWSKFTEKGAIAGSMSGLLSSLLLALISPTFMNEAHGIIRATPLFPLHYPGIVSIPFGFLVSWIISLCTQQTSSSGDFTRLQIKAHLGLREEDFYT from the coding sequence ATGAATATTTCTGGATTTTTCTTTTTTGCTGCGATCATTGTTGGAACACTTGCCATCACCTATTCTGCCAGCAAACGAACAACGAGTACCAATGAGTTCTATGCGGCAGGAAATCGCCTTAGCGGTTTACAAAACGGATTTGCCATTGCAGGTGATTTTGTAAGTGCTGCTTCCTTTTTAGGGATCACAGGCATGATTGCCTTACATGGTTTTGATGGCTTTTTTTATGCTATAGGCTTTTTTTGCTCGTATATGATCGTAATGTTGTTAATAGCAGAGCCGATGCATAATGTGGGGCGTTATACCTTAGCAGACTCCATCGCGGTTCGGTTTCCCTCTACTCGATTACGTGGATTGATTGCTTGTAATACTATCATTTTAACGGTTATCTATATGATGGCACAGTTAGTTGGCGCAGGGGCACTTATTTTTTTGTTATTAGATATTCCTTATATTGCATCGATCATTCTTATTGGTGGCTTAATGACCATTTTTGTAGCAGTTGGTGGCATGGTCGCAACCTCTTGGATGCAAATCGTGAAATGTGTTCTGCTTCTATTCGGTACAGTAATGCTATCACTTATGGTGTTATCTCGTTTTGATTGGAACCTGCTTACTCTGTTTGAACATGTTTCTCATCGTACGAGTACAGGACTTCGTTTACTAGAATCAGGACAGATGTTCAACCAACCTTGGGACACCTTCTCTTTGCACCTTGCTTTAGTGCTGGGTACATCAGGACTGCCACATATCATCACACGATTTTACACGGTATCTGATGCCAAAGCGGCTCGTGTTTCAGTCATTACTGCTGTTTATATCATCGGTTTTTTCTATTTGATGACTGTATCATTAGGACTGGGAGCATCATTGTTTGTCGGACAAGCCCAGTTGTTATCAACGGGAGATAATGTAAATCTGGCCGCTCCTCTGCTAGCACTAGCCTTAGGGGGACAGTTTTGGATGGCTTTTATTTCAGCCGTTGCATTTGCTACCATTCTTGCTGTCGTGACTGGACTAGTGTTAAGCGGCTCCTCTGCTTTTGCACATGATATGTATTTTAATATGATAAAAAAAGGTAATGCATCGGATCGCCAACAAATGTACGCGGCTAAACTATCAGCAATTGGAGTTGGCATCGTCTCTACTTTATTTGCTGTAGCTGCCCATAATGTCAATGCAGCTTTTGTCGTTTCCTTTGCATTTACGATCGCTGCTTCATCTCTTTTACCTATTATTTTATTTGGATTTTATTGGTCAAAATTTACGGAAAAAGGTGCAATTGCTGGCAGTATGAGTGGGTTGCTCTCTTCATTGCTACTTGCGTTAATCAGTCCTACATTTATGAATGAAGCACATGGAATTATTCGGGCGACACCGTTATTTCCGCTACACTATCCTGGGATTGTTTCTATTCCTTTTGGTTTCTTGGTATCATGGATAATTTCTTTATGCACACAACAGACGAGCAGCTCTGGAGATTTTACACGGTTACAAATTAAAGCTCATCTAGGGCTACGGGAAGAGGATTTTTATACCTAA
- a CDS encoding cation acetate symporter — MNVLAFSLFLLIVLGTLVITYFASKHTNTTSEFYTAGGGLTGWQNGWAIAGDYMSAASFLGIAGMIALFGFDGFFYSIGFLVAYLVVLYIVAEPLRNLGKYTFADMIAARFNDKRVRGVAALNTITISIFYMIAQLVGAGGLIKLLLNLDYTASVLIVGTLMTIYVVFGGMTATSWVQIVKAVLLMSGTFIISLIVFAKFGFSFSAMFNHIQTATPIGEAFLHSGNKFTNGLDTISLNLALVLGTAGLPHILIRFFTVKDAPTARSSVVYATWIIGIFYVMTIFLGFGAAAFVGHESILAADKGGNMAAPLLAKVLGGDFLFAFVSAVAFATILAVVAGLVLSAASAFGHDFYTHILRKGQVTEKEQMKVARWASVGVAIISIILSLFAQKMNVAFLVSLAFAVAASSNLPVIIFTIFWRRFNTAGAISGILVGLISCLVIVSIGPNIWGAPGKAILVGTPLISLTNPGIISIPLGFLGAFLGTFLSRKQDAAKFDEIYVIANTGIKEQA, encoded by the coding sequence ATGAATGTATTAGCCTTTTCCCTCTTTTTACTCATTGTACTAGGTACCTTAGTTATTACCTATTTTGCCTCCAAACACACAAATACCACCAGTGAATTTTACACAGCCGGTGGTGGTTTAACAGGTTGGCAAAACGGTTGGGCCATCGCTGGTGATTATATGTCAGCCGCTTCTTTCCTTGGAATTGCAGGAATGATCGCCTTATTTGGATTCGATGGTTTTTTCTACAGTATTGGGTTTTTAGTAGCCTATCTTGTAGTGCTGTATATCGTGGCAGAACCGTTACGCAATTTGGGTAAATATACTTTTGCAGACATGATTGCTGCCAGATTTAATGATAAGCGTGTACGTGGTGTAGCAGCACTAAATACGATTACCATAAGCATTTTTTACATGATTGCACAACTTGTAGGTGCAGGTGGACTTATAAAGCTTTTACTTAATCTAGATTACACAGCCTCTGTATTAATTGTTGGCACACTAATGACCATTTATGTTGTATTTGGTGGCATGACAGCAACGAGCTGGGTACAGATCGTCAAAGCGGTTCTTCTGATGAGTGGAACTTTTATTATCTCACTAATTGTTTTTGCAAAATTCGGCTTTAGCTTCAGTGCTATGTTCAATCACATTCAAACGGCAACACCTATAGGAGAAGCATTCTTACATTCCGGCAACAAGTTTACCAACGGGCTGGATACCATTTCGTTAAATCTAGCACTTGTACTAGGGACAGCAGGATTGCCTCACATACTCATTCGCTTTTTTACGGTTAAGGATGCTCCTACTGCTCGCAGTTCTGTTGTTTATGCTACATGGATTATCGGGATCTTTTATGTCATGACAATCTTCCTTGGCTTTGGTGCAGCTGCTTTTGTAGGACATGAAAGTATCCTTGCAGCCGATAAAGGCGGAAATATGGCAGCTCCTCTTCTGGCAAAAGTATTAGGAGGAGACTTCTTATTCGCCTTCGTCTCGGCCGTTGCTTTTGCGACCATACTAGCTGTGGTAGCAGGACTTGTTTTATCAGCAGCCTCTGCATTTGGACATGACTTTTACACGCACATCCTACGTAAAGGGCAAGTAACGGAAAAGGAACAGATGAAAGTTGCACGTTGGGCTTCTGTCGGGGTTGCTATCATTTCTATCATCCTTTCCTTATTCGCTCAAAAAATGAACGTAGCTTTCCTTGTATCTCTTGCTTTTGCAGTTGCGGCCAGTTCCAATCTCCCTGTCATTATCTTCACCATTTTTTGGAGAAGATTTAACACAGCAGGTGCGATTAGTGGCATTTTGGTTGGCCTGATTAGTTGTCTCGTCATTGTCTCTATCGGTCCTAATATTTGGGGGGCACCTGGTAAAGCAATTCTAGTTGGCACACCTCTCATATCATTAACAAATCCCGGAATTATTTCAATCCCCTTAGGTTTCCTAGGAGCATTTTTAGGAACCTTCTTGTCTAGAAAGCAGGATGCTGCCAAATTCGACGAGATCTATGTAATCGCAAATACAGGCATCAAAGAACAAGCTTAG
- a CDS encoding DUF485 domain-containing protein yields the protein MSYQKNQPGRINYTTIANSARFQILMKQKNGFVLPMTIFFFIFYFLLPIMTSYVPSINRPAIGAITWAWIFGFAQFIMTWVLCMLYSRKAKKLDAMVEEIKQDMGKGVEM from the coding sequence ATGTCTTATCAAAAAAATCAGCCCGGACGTATTAATTATACGACAATAGCTAACTCAGCAAGGTTTCAAATTTTGATGAAACAAAAGAATGGATTTGTACTTCCCATGACAATCTTTTTCTTCATATTTTATTTTCTGTTACCCATCATGACGTCGTATGTACCATCCATTAACCGCCCTGCCATTGGCGCTATAACATGGGCTTGGATTTTTGGCTTTGCACAATTCATCATGACGTGGGTGCTCTGTATGCTTTATTCCAGAAAAGCTAAAAAGCTAGATGCCATGGTGGAAGAGATCAAACAAGATATGGGGAAAGGAGTGGAAATGTAA
- a CDS encoding DNA-binding response regulator: MKIRIMIAEDERLAREELHYLLSHSDDIELLPSASNGAELLELVEVHSPDVVFLDIHMPEMMGIQVARMLKSRKNAPLFVFSTAHEDYAVEAFRLHAVDYLLKPYDHIRLQETLHRIRERLSEKTVPLLNLSASLEASVSYPSPKQKNSPPTISKLLVEENQRMYVIDPETIMYAVREERSLLLYTATNTYTSKMTLQQLEGKLQAHAFFRIHRSYLVNLHFVLEVIPWFNGTYNLVIKNQQRTQLPVSRSSAREFLKLFHS; the protein is encoded by the coding sequence ATGAAGATACGCATCATGATAGCTGAAGATGAACGTTTAGCAAGAGAAGAATTGCATTACTTACTATCACATTCAGATGATATTGAACTTTTACCTTCCGCTTCAAATGGAGCAGAGTTACTTGAACTAGTAGAAGTACACTCTCCTGATGTGGTATTTCTTGATATCCACATGCCTGAAATGATGGGAATACAAGTAGCTCGCATGTTAAAATCTCGAAAGAACGCACCCTTGTTTGTCTTTTCTACCGCACATGAAGATTATGCTGTAGAAGCGTTTCGATTGCATGCTGTTGATTACCTATTAAAGCCTTACGATCATATTCGCTTACAAGAAACTTTGCACCGCATACGAGAACGTTTATCTGAAAAAACAGTTCCTTTACTAAATCTATCCGCTTCTTTAGAAGCTTCAGTCAGCTACCCTTCTCCAAAACAGAAAAATTCTCCGCCTACAATATCCAAATTGTTAGTAGAAGAAAATCAACGGATGTATGTCATTGATCCCGAGACAATTATGTATGCAGTTAGAGAAGAACGTTCGTTGCTTCTGTATACAGCAACGAACACGTACACGTCTAAAATGACGCTTCAACAATTAGAAGGAAAATTACAAGCACATGCCTTTTTTCGTATCCACCGAAGTTATCTCGTCAATCTTCATTTTGTGCTGGAAGTTATTCCTTGGTTTAATGGCACTTATAATCTAGTTATAAAAAATCAACAACGCACCCAACTTCCCGTGTCACGCTCCTCTGCTCGAGAATTTTTAAAGCTGTTTCATAGCTAA
- a CDS encoding sensor histidine kinase, whose protein sequence is MEQLTLVLIERMGLLLLLTFILTRIPLFRQLLDREIRFHIALIFSVLFGLFGIAGTYAGVVLENGIPLTAFWVLSLEHTQTLANSTCVGVVIGGLLGGPLVGVGAGLLSGIHYYQLGGVVAGPVALSLPLIGLLAGYVARFFSQERVISPSKSLFIGMFAPILQMSFILIGGVPKQEAILLVDQIGIPMVLTNSVSIAIFTAMIHLALREEERFAALATARSFTIAEYILPHLKQGVTSETAELTARILLHECKVDAVAVTDTAQVLAHVGQGSSFHGPQSLQMTPLVKQAISLQHMQIAYSRKDIGCQDCSCGLQAAIIVPFSISENVAGLIILYFRRPQQIRKIEEELAKGLGNLISYQLSAAMAEQLTHLMKDAELRLLQAQINPHFLFNTLNSIVTLIRLHPDQARHVTVQLGTFMRLNLKITEAKLIPLQQELEHLQAFLEIIQIRFDDQLTITLHISTEVGSELIPPSTLQPLIENCIHHGLRGKSTGGEISVTIQKQNENVTLTVRDNGVGIPSPLIEILGNEPLKHSLGNGIGVYNVNQRLIHLLGQDAKLHIQNLVEGGCCISFSIPTVITKGKVS, encoded by the coding sequence GTGGAGCAATTAACACTTGTTTTGATAGAACGGATGGGACTTCTTTTGTTGTTGACCTTTATTTTGACGCGTATCCCTCTATTTCGCCAATTATTGGATCGGGAAATCCGCTTTCATATAGCCCTTATTTTTTCAGTATTGTTCGGTTTGTTTGGTATTGCTGGAACTTATGCAGGCGTCGTTCTGGAAAATGGTATTCCCCTAACAGCTTTTTGGGTCTTATCCTTAGAACATACTCAAACCCTTGCAAACTCCACTTGTGTTGGCGTCGTTATTGGAGGATTATTAGGAGGTCCCCTTGTTGGTGTTGGAGCCGGATTGTTATCTGGCATACATTACTATCAGCTAGGTGGGGTTGTTGCTGGTCCTGTTGCTCTCTCTCTGCCTCTCATCGGTCTGTTGGCAGGGTACGTTGCTCGATTCTTTTCTCAAGAACGTGTCATTTCCCCATCCAAATCTCTGTTTATCGGCATGTTTGCGCCGATCTTACAAATGTCCTTTATTCTGATTGGAGGAGTACCCAAACAAGAAGCAATCTTACTCGTTGATCAAATTGGTATTCCCATGGTGCTGACCAATAGTGTTTCGATTGCAATCTTTACAGCTATGATTCATTTGGCTTTACGGGAAGAAGAACGCTTTGCCGCCCTGGCTACTGCCAGATCCTTTACGATTGCTGAATATATTTTGCCTCATCTCAAACAAGGGGTTACCTCGGAAACTGCGGAGTTGACCGCACGCATCTTATTACATGAATGCAAGGTAGATGCTGTTGCTGTGACTGATACAGCCCAAGTCTTAGCCCATGTAGGACAAGGCTCCTCCTTTCATGGACCACAATCTTTACAAATGACGCCACTAGTCAAGCAAGCCATCTCTCTTCAGCACATGCAAATAGCGTATAGTCGTAAAGATATAGGCTGTCAGGATTGTAGCTGTGGACTTCAAGCAGCTATCATTGTGCCATTTTCCATCTCTGAAAATGTAGCAGGTCTCATCATCTTGTATTTCCGCCGTCCTCAACAAATTAGGAAGATAGAAGAAGAATTAGCTAAAGGTCTAGGAAATCTCATCTCTTATCAATTAAGTGCAGCTATGGCTGAACAATTGACACATCTGATGAAGGATGCTGAATTACGCTTGTTACAAGCCCAAATCAACCCTCATTTTCTGTTTAACACACTCAATTCAATAGTTACACTGATTCGGCTTCATCCTGATCAAGCACGACATGTCACGGTACAACTGGGTACTTTTATGCGCTTAAATTTAAAGATCACAGAGGCAAAACTGATTCCATTACAACAAGAGCTAGAGCATTTGCAAGCCTTTTTAGAAATCATTCAGATTCGTTTTGATGACCAGCTCACTATCACATTACACATCTCTACTGAAGTCGGTTCAGAACTGATTCCTCCATCTACCTTGCAACCTTTAATCGAAAACTGTATTCATCATGGGCTTCGCGGAAAATCAACTGGTGGAGAAATTAGCGTAACCATTCAAAAACAAAACGAAAATGTTACATTGACAGTGCGAGATAATGGAGTAGGGATTCCATCACCTTTAATAGAAATACTAGGAAACGAGCCGTTGAAACATAGTCTTGGTAATGGCATTGGTGTTTATAACGTTAATCAACGTCTTATTCACCTGCTTGGACAAGATGCCAAACTGCACATCCAAAACCTAGTAGAGGGCGGTTGCTGTATCTCATTTTCTATCCCTACTGTTATAACAAAAGGAAAGGTGTCGTAA
- a CDS encoding competence protein ComEA, with protein sequence MIMELWDRYRKWIFMSGALLFVGLSFWLYPSDDSSNTPGFTPVALAEKETVAKTELQENKQAKHQQKTSDVEHKTNSGKRMVPEEKTFSNTRDPIDINSPPAADERIGESKNSFYLDVKGAVTHPGLYAFESNERVMHAIKKAGGFLAQADQKRVNLAQKLTDGMVLYVPTLQESATVHPTSTPSSFLQASSPLQPNMSVTSPASSSSTQINIKTATLEQLMNLPGIGKTRAEDIIAYREKKGFSKLEDLTKISGIGKKTFEKIKKVAICE encoded by the coding sequence ATGATAATGGAATTATGGGACCGCTATCGAAAATGGATATTTATGAGTGGTGCACTACTATTTGTAGGTCTTAGCTTCTGGCTATATCCTTCCGACGATTCTAGTAATACGCCTGGATTTACCCCTGTTGCCCTTGCCGAAAAGGAAACCGTTGCAAAGACAGAACTACAGGAAAATAAACAAGCAAAACACCAACAAAAGACCTCTGATGTTGAACATAAGACAAACTCAGGAAAAAGAATGGTTCCTGAAGAAAAGACATTCTCTAATACAAGGGACCCTATAGATATAAATTCCCCTCCTGCCGCAGATGAGCGGATAGGTGAATCTAAAAATTCTTTTTATCTTGATGTAAAAGGGGCTGTCACACATCCTGGGTTATATGCTTTTGAGTCAAATGAACGCGTAATGCATGCCATAAAAAAAGCTGGGGGGTTCTTAGCACAAGCTGATCAGAAACGAGTTAATCTGGCGCAGAAGCTAACAGATGGAATGGTTTTATATGTTCCCACTTTACAAGAGTCAGCTACCGTTCATCCTACCAGCACCCCTAGTTCATTCCTTCAAGCCAGCTCGCCTCTTCAACCAAATATGTCAGTTACTTCTCCTGCTTCGTCTTCATCGACCCAAATCAATATCAAAACAGCTACGTTGGAGCAACTCATGAATTTACCAGGCATTGGGAAGACCCGAGCAGAAGATATTATTGCCTACCGAGAAAAAAAAGGCTTCTCCAAGCTAGAAGACTTGACGAAGATTTCGGGCATCGGGAAGAAGACCTTTGAAAAAATAAAAAAGGTTGCAATCTGCGAATAA